The DNA sequence TACATCATACACCAGCTTGAGATGATAGTATCGCTTCTCGGGCCGGATGCAAAGCGCGTCATGTCCGTCGGCGTACCGGAGGCCCCGTCGCTTGTCATCGATTACGGGAAAGCACGCGCGACAGCGACTATGGTGCCCGGCGGTTTCGGTCTTGCGGCGCAGTATGACGCAGACAAAGGCACGGTATTCGGCGATGTGAAATCCGTGTTCTTTGTAAATCTCATCGCAACGATGCTGCGGTTCTTCGAGGATAGGAAGATACCCGTTGCGAAAGAGGAGACGCTTGCCATAATGGCGCTCATCGATGCGGGGAAGAAAGCGGTCGCAAAACCGGATACGTGGATCGCCACGGAGCGATAACGGAATGAACGGGCATGCGAATTTTCGCATAGCCCCATGCGCCTTTTCACCTTGTCCCCCGCCGTATTCATAGCTACCCTATTGAACGAGAGGAGCACCGATGAAATTCAAAATAGGCATCATCACCGAATCGTTCCGGAAGCCCGTACGCGAGGCGCTCCGATTGGCCAAAGAACTCGGTGCCGACGGCGTGCAGATGTATGCGGTAAAAGGCGATGTTTCGCCCGAGATAAGCGCCGCCCAACGCAAGGATCTCGTCACGTTCATTCGTGCGCTCGATCTTGAAATATCCGCCCTCTGCGGCGATCTCGGCGGCCATGGATTCGCCGCTGCAAAGGATAATCCCGCGAAGATAGATCGCTCCAAGCGTATCGTCGATCTCGCCGTCGATCTCGGCACAAACATTGTCACCACGCATATCGGCGTTATCCCGACGGACAAAAAAGCCGAACGCTATGCGGTGCTCCGCGACGCCTGCAGCGAATTGGCGAAGTATGCCGCGTCGAAAGGCGTTACGTTCGCGATCGAGACAGGCCCGGAGACCGCCGCCGTGCTCGCTGCTTTCCTTGACGATATCGGCTCTAAGGGTATCGGTGCAAATCTCGACCCGGCGAACCTTGTCATGGTCACCGGCGATGATCCGGTGAAAGCGGTATCGACGCTCAGGAAATATATCGTTCATACGCATGCAAAGGACGGCGTGAAACTCGCCGCGTGCGATACTGAAGAGGTGTATGATGCCTTCGCAAAGGGCGGCATCGAGGGCTTCGACTTCGGAAAACTTTTCAACGAAGTGCCGCTCGGGAAAGGCGGTGTGAAA is a window from the Spirochaetota bacterium genome containing:
- a CDS encoding sugar phosphate isomerase/epimerase family protein, with product MKFKIGIITESFRKPVREALRLAKELGADGVQMYAVKGDVSPEISAAQRKDLVTFIRALDLEISALCGDLGGHGFAAAKDNPAKIDRSKRIVDLAVDLGTNIVTTHIGVIPTDKKAERYAVLRDACSELAKYAASKGVTFAIETGPETAAVLAAFLDDIGSKGIGANLDPANLVMVTGDDPVKAVSTLRKYIVHTHAKDGVKLAACDTEEVYDAFAKGGIEGFDFGKLFNEVPLGKGGVKWDAYLKALADIGYKGYLTIEREVGANPVDDIRAAVQFLRGA